From the genome of Planctomycetaceae bacterium, one region includes:
- a CDS encoding porin — MQNRIATLTTLVFAIVWSTFVTIGQAAFIAHTPSDRLESQIDAQARRIQELEERLDERTSLFGSIPVTGGQSCVPSRVVRVPVVAEFPEPESCGESEGRKFLKLDYYADYDKGFVIRPVDPKKHPFELKVDGWVQFRHHAFARDTDNWTDNAGVTRPVQNRNAFDIERARLNLSGTVIDPRSTFFIQIDGDTDGAHTLDFFDYWWAWQFSDSFQIQMGKRKVPGSRQWLLGARRTRLVDRPMATDFFRPDRTVGIFGVGTLGETGHYEVMVGNGYSSANIPNSASDNRLTFAATNYFDLLGDFGGQLVDFSNSDDPLVRIGHSFVYSPQAGRATGTPLDEADFVRLADGTKLVQTGALAPGTTVTGFDVLLYSVDAAWKYRGWSVDAEMYLRWINQLQGDGPLPESEIFQKGVFVEGGRFLIPKLLDFNVRYSHVSGEFGNASEYAAGFNWYPLKKSTMKVSFDVTSLDGSPLQNTTSDILVGDDGTLFRTQFQAEF; from the coding sequence ATGCAAAACAGAATAGCAACTCTTACGACATTAGTATTCGCCATCGTCTGGTCTACTTTTGTCACAATCGGGCAGGCAGCCTTCATTGCACATACGCCGAGCGATCGGCTGGAATCGCAGATTGATGCTCAGGCACGGCGAATTCAGGAACTGGAAGAGCGGCTGGACGAACGGACGAGTCTGTTCGGGAGCATTCCGGTGACCGGTGGGCAATCGTGTGTGCCGTCCCGCGTTGTACGAGTTCCCGTGGTGGCAGAATTTCCCGAGCCCGAATCGTGCGGTGAATCCGAAGGCCGGAAGTTTCTTAAGCTGGACTACTACGCTGACTACGACAAGGGATTTGTGATTCGGCCGGTCGATCCGAAGAAGCACCCGTTCGAACTGAAGGTTGACGGCTGGGTGCAGTTTCGACATCACGCTTTTGCGCGAGATACCGACAACTGGACCGATAACGCCGGTGTGACGCGGCCCGTGCAGAATCGCAACGCTTTCGACATTGAACGTGCTCGACTGAACCTGTCCGGGACGGTCATCGACCCGCGTTCCACGTTTTTCATTCAAATCGACGGAGACACTGATGGTGCTCACACGCTCGACTTCTTCGACTACTGGTGGGCCTGGCAGTTCAGCGATTCGTTTCAGATTCAAATGGGCAAGCGTAAAGTTCCGGGTAGTCGTCAGTGGCTGCTGGGGGCTCGTCGAACACGTCTGGTCGATCGCCCGATGGCGACCGACTTCTTCCGACCGGACCGCACGGTGGGCATATTCGGGGTTGGTACGCTGGGCGAAACCGGTCACTATGAAGTGATGGTGGGCAACGGTTACTCGTCAGCCAACATTCCCAATTCAGCGTCCGACAACCGCCTGACCTTTGCCGCCACGAACTACTTCGATCTCCTGGGAGACTTTGGCGGCCAACTGGTCGACTTCAGCAATTCCGACGATCCGCTGGTGCGAATTGGACATTCGTTCGTTTATTCACCCCAGGCTGGGCGTGCCACAGGCACTCCACTGGATGAAGCAGATTTTGTTCGTCTGGCGGACGGCACAAAACTTGTCCAAACAGGTGCTCTCGCGCCGGGGACCACGGTGACTGGCTTTGATGTCCTGTTGTACAGTGTGGATGCGGCGTGGAAATATCGGGGCTGGAGCGTCGACGCCGAGATGTACCTGCGATGGATCAATCAGCTTCAGGGCGACGGACCGCTACCGGAATCAGAGATCTTTCAGAAGGGCGTCTTTGTGGAAGGCGGTCGCTTTTTGATTCCCAAACTGCTCGACTTCAACGTGAGATACTCTCACGTCAGCGGCGAGTTCGGAAACGCATCCGAGTATGCTGCAGGGTTCAACTGGTACCCTCTAAAAAAATCGACGATGAAGGTTTCGTTCGACGTGACATCACTCGATGGCAGCCCGTTGCAGAACACCACCTCGGATATTCTCGTGGGGGACGACGGCACCTTATTTCGAACGCAGTTCCAGGCGGAATTCTAA
- a CDS encoding DUF1559 domain-containing protein — translation MIAIIAILIALLLPAVQQAREAARRSSCKNNLKQLALGLHNYESTHGLLPPGYLHKFDPAGSGANHMGFAWGCMILPQLEQKNLYDQFNFNIPVFDVSQLIPREAHLSVFLCPSDPYSEGHFVVRDDTVSPIEQYGAASYAANWGPSTATVNLDDTPLQSRGVFYRNSRTKFRDITDGLSNTLFLGERTNGPLPATTAGGHQLFETAWAAAVREVTDLTDDHGHMVLFETQFRPNQPGTDDKGLSAPHTGIGQFAMGDGSVRAISENIDENVYNALGTRAGGEVIGEFWMIPRFPDSEYQTGEQTDQPAVIAAQIVPFANVAARLVAVSLLTERSPTLANFGVGEATSEESTTSQRVMWLLAHSNG, via the coding sequence GTGATTGCGATCATTGCCATTTTGATTGCGTTGCTGCTGCCGGCGGTGCAGCAGGCACGCGAGGCCGCTCGTCGATCGAGCTGCAAGAATAATCTGAAGCAACTGGCTCTGGGGCTGCACAATTACGAATCCACCCACGGGCTTTTGCCGCCTGGATATCTGCACAAGTTTGATCCGGCGGGTTCCGGAGCAAATCACATGGGTTTTGCGTGGGGCTGTATGATTCTTCCGCAACTCGAACAGAAGAATCTGTATGACCAGTTCAACTTCAACATTCCGGTATTTGATGTCTCGCAGTTGATTCCGCGAGAAGCTCATTTGTCCGTGTTTCTGTGTCCGTCTGATCCGTATTCAGAAGGGCACTTCGTGGTACGGGATGACACCGTCAGCCCGATTGAGCAATACGGAGCGGCCAGTTATGCGGCCAACTGGGGGCCTTCAACAGCGACGGTGAATCTGGATGACACGCCTCTGCAGAGTAGAGGTGTGTTTTATCGCAACAGCCGTACAAAGTTTCGCGACATCACGGACGGACTCAGCAACACATTGTTCCTCGGCGAACGCACCAACGGTCCTCTGCCTGCGACAACGGCGGGTGGCCATCAATTGTTCGAAACCGCCTGGGCCGCCGCGGTCCGGGAGGTGACCGATCTTACCGATGATCACGGGCACATGGTTCTGTTCGAAACACAGTTCCGTCCGAATCAGCCTGGCACTGATGACAAAGGACTGTCAGCTCCGCATACCGGCATCGGCCAGTTCGCCATGGGGGATGGTTCCGTGCGAGCCATCAGTGAGAATATCGACGAGAATGTGTACAACGCTCTGGGCACTCGTGCAGGAGGCGAAGTGATCGGCGAGTTCTGGATGATTCCCCGATTCCCCGATTCAGAGTATCAGACGGGCGAGCAGACGGATCAGCCAGCCGTGATTGCGGCTCAAATTGTGCCGTTCGCCAACGTCGCCGCTCGACTCGTTGCCGTATCACTCCTGACCGAAAGAAGTCCCACACTGGCAAACTTCGGCGTTGGAGAGGCCACGTCTGAGGAATCGACGACGTCCCAGAGGGTTATGTGGCTGCTTGCGCACTCAAATGGCTGA
- a CDS encoding DUF1559 domain-containing protein, whose translation MLQKRKSGFTLIELLVVIAIIAVLIALLLPAVQQAREAARRTQCKSHLKQLGIALHNYHDVHNTFPPNLIPGGRPGSGGYIGYSQGNWGVMAYLTPFLEQTAVYGLLNLESPTYQNVSGSWIIPDANNRLAAATLVPLYLCPSDSSQKVSSNWGVTEGIGPTNYCANMGTGIDPTGVNHGSPYNADGVFFADSKIRFAFITDGSSNTAAMTESLLGEGPTVSGAATPPASEKKAYRNLAFGTSISDANCAAATTYNQSDPRQFSWYSGEIRCASYNHYYGPNSKQYDCVANAAASLGYIASGWKAPRSQHVGGVNLLLCDGSCRFISDSIDAGIWRALGTRSGGEVIGEF comes from the coding sequence ATGTTGCAAAAACGAAAATCGGGGTTTACTCTGATTGAACTTCTTGTGGTCATTGCGATCATCGCTGTCCTGATTGCGCTGTTGCTGCCGGCTGTCCAGCAGGCTCGCGAGGCGGCTCGGCGGACACAGTGCAAGAGCCACCTCAAGCAACTCGGCATCGCTCTGCACAACTATCATGACGTCCACAATACATTCCCACCGAATCTGATTCCCGGCGGTCGACCGGGGTCCGGCGGATACATTGGCTATTCGCAGGGCAATTGGGGAGTCATGGCCTATCTGACTCCGTTTCTGGAACAGACGGCTGTTTATGGGTTGCTCAATCTGGAGTCGCCAACCTACCAGAACGTTAGTGGTTCATGGATCATTCCTGATGCCAACAATCGACTGGCGGCGGCCACTTTGGTTCCTTTGTATTTGTGCCCGTCCGATTCGTCGCAGAAGGTGTCCAGCAACTGGGGAGTTACCGAAGGAATTGGCCCGACCAACTATTGTGCCAATATGGGAACGGGAATCGATCCGACCGGAGTCAATCATGGATCGCCATACAACGCCGATGGCGTCTTTTTTGCGGATTCCAAAATTCGCTTTGCGTTCATCACCGATGGTTCCAGCAATACGGCGGCGATGACAGAAAGTCTGCTGGGCGAGGGACCCACGGTGTCCGGAGCCGCGACGCCGCCCGCTTCGGAAAAGAAGGCTTATCGCAATCTGGCGTTTGGCACCAGTATCTCAGATGCAAACTGCGCGGCCGCCACGACTTACAATCAGTCAGATCCGAGACAGTTTTCGTGGTATTCAGGCGAAATTCGTTGTGCATCGTATAACCACTACTACGGCCCCAACAGCAAACAGTATGACTGCGTGGCCAATGCAGCAGCTTCACTGGGATACATCGCATCCGGCTGGAAAGCACCGCGAAGTCAGCATGTTGGTGGAGTGAATCTTTTACTGTGCGATGGTTCCTGCCGCTTTATCAGCGACAGCATCGACGCAGGAATCTGGCGTGCCCTGGGAACTCGTTCCGGCGGCGAAGTGATCGGCGAGTTTTAA
- a CDS encoding phytanoyl-CoA dioxygenase family protein: MPETKNLVSLTPDDVAQWYRDGYVIVRGVFRTDEMNALSNEAWRLTQQEDLIDKHNLRCRFRETHDSVDCLWETFDPVIDLSSVCESFAHDQRLLNILQDLYGERAYLFKDKLIFKQPGTKGYELHQDWIAWPGFPRSFLTVLVPIDASTEGNGCTEVFPGYHRQGCLTPEDGQYHGLPDNTVDEAQRIPLVLDPGDIAIFDGFTPHRSAANLSDCWRRQLYLSYNAASDGGDQRDAHYVEFHDYLRKRYSEHNFQETYFR; the protein is encoded by the coding sequence ATGCCTGAAACAAAAAACCTGGTCTCACTAACGCCCGACGATGTCGCTCAATGGTATCGAGACGGCTACGTGATCGTGCGAGGCGTGTTTCGCACAGACGAAATGAACGCTCTTTCCAATGAGGCGTGGCGGCTGACTCAGCAGGAAGACTTAATCGACAAGCACAACCTGCGTTGTCGGTTTCGTGAAACCCATGACAGCGTCGACTGTCTATGGGAAACGTTTGATCCTGTAATTGACTTAAGCTCTGTGTGCGAAAGCTTTGCACACGATCAAAGGTTGCTGAACATTCTGCAGGATCTGTACGGCGAACGGGCGTATTTGTTCAAGGACAAGCTGATCTTTAAGCAGCCTGGGACGAAGGGTTATGAGTTGCATCAGGACTGGATTGCCTGGCCCGGATTTCCTCGAAGCTTTCTGACGGTACTGGTTCCGATTGATGCGTCCACAGAAGGCAATGGCTGCACCGAAGTCTTTCCGGGCTATCACAGGCAGGGATGTCTCACACCCGAAGATGGTCAGTATCACGGGCTGCCCGACAACACTGTCGATGAAGCTCAGCGAATTCCACTGGTTCTTGATCCCGGAGACATCGCCATCTTCGACGGCTTCACGCCTCATCGATCGGCAGCCAACCTGTCCGATTGCTGGCGCCGTCAACTGTACCTCAGCTACAACGCTGCTTCCGATGGCGGCGACCAGCGTGACGCTCATTATGTCGAATTTCATGACTACCTGCGGAAACGTTACTCGGAACACAACTTTCAGGAAACATATTTCCGGTGA
- a CDS encoding MFS transporter, with product MNESAVPHTGATISPATSSNRYAWMMVVVAALAMVATLPGRTHGLGMITERLLNDPVLQLDRISYSRINLWGTLLGGLFCLPCGWMIDRFGLRISLTFTVAALAATVLWMTRLTSPIQFSAAIVLTRGFGQSALSVISITMVGKWFTGRLSLSMAVYSLLLSLGFAYAAQLAKPWADADWRLVWSGMGYLLVLFAVVCAFAVRDPQRSAERKSKTTIGSANSDPDRAVSDNTEMASCCSTGIDPIKTMSVENSMTTAAALRTQAFWVFALSISLVGLMSSGLSLFNESVLTAQGFPKDVFYNLITLTGTVGLLAKLPVGWLGQRCRLNRMLTVGLMLQAVCMFALPSIRSTIGITLYGAAMGVSGTITTVLFFTVWGQVFGQKHLGQIQSLAQMLTVVFSAVGPLVFGKCFANFCSYQPAFWGISAVSIAFAIWSWLIALPETEGEASRDLSSTTRSVFNYQSVPQES from the coding sequence ATGAATGAATCAGCAGTGCCCCACACCGGCGCGACGATATCGCCAGCAACATCTTCAAACCGGTACGCCTGGATGATGGTTGTCGTTGCTGCGCTGGCGATGGTGGCGACGCTGCCCGGTCGAACGCACGGTCTGGGCATGATCACCGAACGCCTGCTGAACGATCCGGTTCTGCAGCTGGATCGCATCTCTTACAGTCGTATCAACCTGTGGGGGACACTGCTGGGAGGCCTGTTTTGTCTGCCGTGCGGCTGGATGATTGATCGGTTTGGCCTGCGAATTTCGCTGACCTTTACCGTGGCTGCTTTGGCAGCGACCGTGTTGTGGATGACTCGCCTGACCAGCCCGATTCAGTTTTCCGCGGCCATTGTGCTGACTCGAGGCTTCGGTCAAAGCGCGTTGTCGGTTATCAGTATTACGATGGTCGGCAAGTGGTTTACGGGACGGCTGAGTTTATCGATGGCCGTCTATTCGCTGTTGCTCTCGTTGGGATTCGCCTATGCAGCTCAACTGGCAAAGCCGTGGGCTGATGCCGACTGGCGACTTGTCTGGAGCGGCATGGGCTATCTGCTGGTGCTGTTCGCTGTGGTTTGCGCGTTCGCTGTTCGTGATCCGCAACGATCGGCCGAACGCAAGTCCAAAACAACCATCGGATCCGCTAACTCCGATCCCGACCGTGCCGTTTCAGATAATACGGAGATGGCGAGTTGCTGTTCGACGGGCATCGATCCGATCAAAACAATGTCGGTTGAAAACAGCATGACAACCGCGGCTGCGCTCAGAACTCAAGCCTTCTGGGTGTTCGCTCTTTCCATTTCGCTGGTTGGACTGATGAGTTCCGGGTTGTCACTGTTTAATGAATCGGTGTTGACCGCTCAGGGATTTCCCAAAGATGTTTTCTACAACCTGATCACGCTGACGGGCACTGTCGGTTTGTTGGCCAAATTGCCGGTTGGGTGGCTGGGACAACGCTGTCGACTTAATCGAATGCTGACCGTTGGTCTGATGTTGCAGGCGGTCTGTATGTTTGCGCTTCCATCGATTCGTAGTACCATCGGCATCACGCTGTACGGAGCTGCGATGGGAGTCTCCGGAACCATAACGACTGTTCTGTTCTTTACCGTTTGGGGCCAGGTGTTCGGACAGAAACATCTGGGCCAAATCCAGTCACTGGCCCAAATGCTGACAGTTGTGTTTTCCGCCGTCGGGCCATTGGTGTTCGGCAAATGCTTTGCAAATTTCTGCAGCTATCAGCCCGCATTTTGGGGCATTTCTGCGGTATCGATAGCATTCGCGATCTGGTCGTGGCTCATCGCGTTGCCGGAAACTGAGGGCGAAGCATCACGCGATTTGTCTTCCACGACCCGTTCTGTGTTCAATTACCAATCTGTTCCTCAGGAGTCATAA
- a CDS encoding ArsI/CadI family heavy metal resistance metalloenzyme: protein MAAVIQSSPAESVPVTEAEQSPAAARFHLSLNVSDIDRLVEFFQRVFGVAPAKHRSDYAKFELDFPPLVLSLEPGLPGDQGSFNHAGFRFATVADLVSAQERLEAAGISTQREDGVECCYARQTKFWVHDPDGRLWEFYVLDGDIDHRGQGQTMDQMTGHTSEAESAGRCSLAEVAPQVYEHRMGSEVQFPATACDEILLRGTFNVPVTDLQIINILQQAFETLRPGGHLELHVLTCESAIEGDLNLPGPAACVTFVPVRSSLMQFVTDAGFMDQQLITFRSGACFQADGQALRETKVRAAKPSAKSSEQAAMVALIYRGPFAEIKDDEGYVWRRGIQVSVSAWRWHELQEQGLADNFTVIPETVVTGTCGV from the coding sequence ATGGCCGCAGTTATTCAATCGTCGCCTGCTGAAAGCGTGCCCGTAACCGAAGCCGAGCAATCGCCAGCTGCCGCTCGGTTTCATCTGTCTCTGAATGTGTCGGACATTGATCGACTGGTGGAATTCTTCCAGCGCGTGTTCGGAGTTGCACCGGCCAAGCATCGGTCGGACTATGCCAAGTTTGAACTTGATTTCCCGCCTCTGGTATTGTCACTGGAACCCGGCTTGCCTGGCGACCAGGGCTCCTTCAATCACGCGGGGTTCCGGTTCGCGACCGTCGCCGATCTGGTCAGCGCTCAGGAACGTTTGGAAGCCGCTGGCATTTCGACTCAACGAGAAGACGGGGTGGAATGCTGTTACGCTCGGCAAACAAAATTCTGGGTACACGATCCCGACGGCCGACTTTGGGAGTTCTATGTGCTGGACGGTGACATCGATCATCGTGGGCAGGGTCAGACAATGGATCAGATGACGGGACACACTTCCGAAGCGGAGTCCGCCGGTCGTTGCTCACTTGCCGAAGTCGCGCCGCAGGTGTACGAACATCGCATGGGAAGTGAAGTGCAGTTTCCCGCAACCGCGTGTGACGAAATTCTCCTTCGCGGCACGTTCAATGTACCCGTCACGGACTTACAGATCATAAATATTCTACAGCAGGCATTCGAAACCCTGCGTCCGGGGGGACACCTGGAACTTCACGTGCTGACCTGCGAATCGGCGATTGAAGGCGATCTGAATCTGCCAGGCCCGGCGGCCTGTGTGACGTTCGTCCCGGTGCGATCGTCGCTGATGCAGTTTGTGACCGATGCGGGGTTTATGGACCAGCAACTGATCACGTTTCGTTCGGGCGCCTGTTTTCAGGCCGACGGTCAGGCATTGCGAGAAACCAAAGTAAGAGCGGCTAAGCCATCGGCTAAATCATCAGAACAGGCCGCGATGGTCGCGTTGATCTATCGTGGCCCGTTTGCCGAAATTAAAGATGACGAAGGATATGTCTGGCGTCGAGGAATACAGGTGTCTGTCTCAGCCTGGCGCTGGCACGAACTTCAGGAACAGGGACTTGCCGACAACTTTACCGTCATTCCCGAAACGGTTGTGACAGGTACTTGTGGCGTTTGA
- a CDS encoding metalloregulator ArsR/SmtB family transcription factor, with the protein MHTSKDVQTMATQDVFQADFCAERLKALGDPHRLRIVDALRYGEMTVSDIAEFLEAEVVTISHHLKIMKYASLVEVRREGRFMYYRLHSDVMTSARKGSKFLDLGCCRLEVPDRA; encoded by the coding sequence GTGCATACGTCAAAGGATGTGCAGACGATGGCAACGCAGGACGTATTTCAGGCAGACTTTTGTGCAGAAAGGCTCAAAGCGCTCGGTGATCCTCATCGGCTGCGCATCGTGGATGCTCTGCGGTACGGCGAAATGACGGTCAGTGATATCGCTGAGTTCCTGGAAGCAGAAGTTGTCACTATTTCGCATCACCTAAAGATTATGAAGTACGCCAGTCTGGTCGAAGTGCGTCGGGAAGGGCGCTTCATGTACTATCGGCTGCATTCGGATGTGATGACATCAGCCAGGAAGGGTTCGAAGTTCCTGGACCTGGGCTGCTGCCGCCTGGAAGTACCGGATCGCGCATAG